From Aegilops tauschii subsp. strangulata cultivar AL8/78 chromosome 5, Aet v6.0, whole genome shotgun sequence:
ATTAATGCTCTGTGATTGACCATCAAGAATTAGAAAACAAATTCTTATAACCGAAGGTGCTGCATAAAAACTAATGCTTTATTACTACTGTATGTGATTTTTTTCCAGCCAATACACATTCCACTTCTTTTTATTCTTATACACACAGCATGTATAAGAATTTGTTTTTATGCAGCACCTTCTGTGCATAAAACAAATGCTTGAACATGCCACTACCAGCCAATTAACATTCCACTTCTATCTTAAATAACCATGACGCTAATTGCAGAATGATACAAAGCATCAATAATCCATCCGATGATATATATCAGTAAAAATGAGAAAAACATATCTATATGAATAATCAGAAGGAGTTAATGGGAGGGAGAAGCATACCTAGAAGAAATTCGCACCGCCATGTTAGGTTTGGTTGAGACAGACAATGATTGAGCACTGGAATAAATGTACACGGACCTGCAAGCACCATGGAGTACAATCTCACAACCAAATCGAAATACACAGGAGGAGCACGCGAGGGAAGCAAGGGAATGGAAGAAGGAGCTCACGGGGAAGATGCAACCATAAAGTGAAGAGGGAGTCCGGCGGTGTATCCTCATCTCCTCCCCTGCTGCTCCTCGCTGGTGCACCCCCTCCCACGACGAAGCCCGGCGGAAGTGGCCGGTGGGCATCAGCGGCAGGACGAAGAACCTTGGAGCCGCCCAACCTGATCCGCCAGCCAGGTTCCTCAGGTGGCCGCCCTCACGCCGTCGGGGAAGACAGCGCATGGGGATCCAGGCCGGGGCGCGCGGACTGCCGTGGCCGGCAGAGCCCCCAGCCATCGCGCGTGGCGCTGGCGGTGCATCGTGGCGCTGCCGTAGCCATCGATGTTGTAGATCCTGGAGAAGTTTATGGGAGGGAGACGAAGTTGCGGGCGCCGTGGTGCGAGGAAAACGAGGAGAGAGGTCAGCAGTCGGAGGCCGAGGTCGGACGACGGCGCTGCCATGGCCGTCTGACGCGCTCGCTCTCCCTCTTCTCTTTCCTTCCCTTCTGTTGACGGGAGGGAGGAGGTTGCGGGCGTCATGGTGCGAGGAAGACAGGGAGAGAGGTCCACGGTGGCGAGGTCTGAGGGGCGTCGGTGGCGGCGATGTGGGTGgggcggcgaggtcggggagAGGGCTGGACGAGGGGAGGTGGCGCGACCGCGCAAGGGGAGGAAGCGGCTAGGTTTTCAGTCGCTGCTGCTTCGGTTTTATAGGTGTACGCGAAATGTCCAAAATACCCTTGGCGGCCATCCAGTTTTACAGACGGTGGCATGAATACTTCTACACTAAATAACGCACAGACCGCGCTCACAGACACAGTCGCTGACCGGCGTGGCCCACCAGGGATCGACCCCACACGTCAGCGAGGTAAGACAGTAATTCCGTAGTAAGAAAAGTCAGTAAGAAAAATCGAATGGAGGCTACTATTCATCACTATTCATTGTAGCAGTGATCCGGCTTGATCCGACGGCCGAGATCTCTCCTGAGCGAGATCCTACGGTCCAGAATGCATCGAAGGAAGATCCGACGGCCAAGAATCCCAAGCGGGGAGAAGCCTAGGTTTCCACTGTCGTGCTTGTTTCTGGATCCGGCCGTGTGACCAGTGGCCGCTCGAGCATACATGTGCCGCGAAAACAATAATATCAGCACTCTAGAAGTCTAGCTACCAAACAAAAGCACTGATTGATAACTGCAATAATGACAGTACTGAATATTCAGCACGCGGCTACGCGACCTTGCTAACGCTCTCACTGCTGATTCAGCATGCATGTTTGTATATTCTTTCAGCTGGCTGGCTATTTTTTTCCAGAAatactaacgcccacacgtgttgCATCTCGCCCACACGCATGGATCAACGTCGGTTTGAgtttgcacgaatcttggcatgTTTTGTCAGGTTTTCTACGCCACATAGGAttgggctggtgtgtgggcatttaTCCGGCCGCCCACACGTCCGTTTCCACACGCGGAGGTGCTGGTGTGTGGACGTTTAGCAGTTCGCTCACACGTCAGTTTTCAACGCACGCAGAGGgactggtgtgtgggcgtttatcagttcgcccacacgcccgtctcctctcccacacccaaagctatcagttgccatgtgttttgcagggtacatggcaactgccctagtatgcctgtaagcagatggcaactctctctttacTTGAGCATGTTATTTTGCCATGTATTTTGtgtagtgctacatggcaactgcctagtgtttAGTAGATGGCAACTCCTAAAGATACCACCGCGCCCACACACCCGTCTCCTCTCCCACATCCAAAGCtgtcagttgccatgtgttttgcagggtacatggcaactACCCCCAGTGTGCTCGTAAGCAGATGTCAACTCtctcttttacccgaacatgttattttgccatgtctttttgtagtgctacatggcaactgcctagtgttagtaggtggcaactcctaaagttttcAAATCGTGGCAACTGTAGTAGACCAGACCACACATGGCAACAGCTGCAGTTGTCGAAAAATGGCATCTGGCACTTGACCTGAGATgaaaactgcagttgagcaaccatggcaactgtagttgtccgacatggcaactgtagttcaacaacatggcaactgcagttaaacaaacatgaaagagggtctggaccatggcaactgcggggACGCGTGATGACTGTCACGCGGGGTGTGCGGGACCATGAGGTAGGAGGCCTGACGTATgggcgtgtgggcgttatctatttTGCCCACACGTAGGCGTGTGAAAGGGACCGCGAGGCAAAACAAGAGGCGTGTGGACATTACTTGTTTTGCCCCACACGTAGGCGTGTGAGCTGGTTCTCTTAGACACCACACAAAACGTGTGGCCAGACCccttaacgcccacacgtgtgggcgttatcggCGTCCTTTCTTTTTCTGAGGATCCCGTCTGGCTATACGGAAGGGAGAAATCCGCAACCGATCACGTGTGTGAATCGGcgatttttttaacacggtaagGGCTCGAAGGCCCAGGGGTGGTTCAGTAATCACGCCCCCCAAACAAAATTTTTAGGACGCCGATAACCACCACACGTGTGGCATAATAGGCATTCGCTCACACACCGTGTGTGGCATGAGCAGGGGGCAGCCCATACGGGCTGTGTGTGGGCGAACAGTAGAATTGTCCACACGTGTGGGTGCAGCTACTTCGTGCCACATGCCCAACAAATACTACTCATCCCCACCCGCGCGTGTGGCACGAAGCAAATATGTCCACACGTGTGGGTGCAGCTACTTCGTGCCCCACGCCCAACAAGTACTACTCATCCCCACGCACGTGTGTGGCACGAAGCAAATATGCCCACACGTCCTGGCGCAGCCACATTAGGTACCCGCGGGATGACGATTTAGTTGCCATCCGGGATGGCAAATGTAGTTATCCGGGATGGCAAATATGGTTGTAAAAGCATGACAACTCTGTCTGTTTTGGTTAACTATAGTTGCCATGTCTAATTTATGGTAGTTCCCGCGTGTAATCAAACCATAGTTGTCGTGTGTGATTAACTACTTGCCGCATATGATCAAAACAATAGTagccatgtgtgtttacctagttgccacgTGTGGTTAATCACAATTGCCATGTATGTTTATCTGATTGCCACGTACACGCAACTGCAGTTCCCGTCTAGCAAACGAATCATAGTTTCCATGTATgcgcaactgcagttgccatccaaCAACGTACGACTGTCGTGTGGGCGAAaagcagttcgcccacacgcgCGTGGACTAGGTGGTGGCTGTATGGGCAGAAACTAGTTCGCCCACACAGCACAGCTGGCAACCGCGTGTTGTGGGGTGTGTGGGCGACCTCTCCAACGCCCACACACCGGCCTTGTCCAACGTGGCACGCGAAAACTGCCTCGATGTGTCAAGATTCGTGCAAACTTAACTGGACGGTGATCCAGGTGTGTGTGCGAGTTGCAATGTTGCCACAtgtgtgggcgttagtgttttcAAATTTTCATGGCCTGACATCTGACGTAATCTCCCCAAAGGCCTCGATGCCGTGGGCTCCGGCAAGTCTCCATTGCTCCATATCTCTCCGGCAGGGCGCGAGCACGTCGCGCGAGCTTGTCGTTTTCCCTCTGAAGGTGTAGTTGTGTCGCTCTTGCCAAATGTGCTAGGCGAGCAAAGCGAGCATTGTTTTTACGCCCCTCCTTTCCGTCGGTGCCGCGGAGTCAACGATCGCGGTGAAAGCCTCGGTGGTGGTCGTGCATGCACTCTAGGAAGCAGGGGAAAGCGCAGCATAGCCGCCCTACGTAGTTGCCGTTGCCCAAATTCTACGCGAGGTTGGGCAATCCCAGAGCGGATGGAAGGAGGACTCCAAGCTTCAGCTGCAGAGCTGGCAGAAGTAGCCATTCTCCCACCCCTTCGCTACAGGCGGTCATTGCACCAGAGCCAGTCGTGGTGGAGCAGCCAAAGGAAGAACTTTATCTTCCCCGGTGCCCAGATCCTCCAGATTAGCCGGTGCATGTTCTCCCTCGGTTGCCCTAGGAATTGGATGTTGTACGCTGCACTAGTTGAGTATTGGCTCCCTGGTTTCCACATGATCTCGTCTTCCACTCCTTCACGTAGCACCAAGTTTGCCTCCCTGATACGGTGCCGCAGCAGGACGAATTGGGGGATAAACGCCATTGTATTGTCGTGCCTGAGGTCGAGGACCCATCTGTCACCGCGCAAGGCCTCCGCCACCATGCAGTTCTTCCTGACGGAGTGGCTGAACAGCAGTGGGAAAGCAAGCCGAAGGGGCTACTCCCCTAGCCAGAAAAGGGCTCTGTTGCCGTGGCCAACCACCACCCTTGTAGCGAGGCGACGCCCCGTCCTTGTCGTCGCAGGGCATCCTCGTGCCCACCCACGGTCTACCAGGGTCGGTCCATGCCAGCCAGAGCCATCAGAGTCGTAGCGCGCGCGAAGCGCTCCATGTTAGGGATCGCGAGGCCGTCGCGGTCCACTGGTGACGTAACCAGCCGCCAGTTCACTTTGCACTTCCCTCCGGTGATCTCCTCGTCTTGCACCCACAGGAACCGTCGCCTTGCCTTGTCGTTGTCCTTGCAGAATTTCTTCGGGACGCGCAGGACGACAATTGCAAAAGCAGGCAGTGTGGACAACATTCTCCGGATCAGCACAAGGCGCCCATCGATTGGCATGAGACGGCCTTTCTAGGCCGCCAGCCATGCACGGACGCGGTCGAGGAGGAACTGgatgtgaactagccgtagcctACCAGTGCAGAGGGGAAGGCCTAGGTACCTGATCAGGAAGTTTACTCTGTTGGCGCCGAAATTGTGCAGGACGTCCGTGAGGTCTATGTTGTCGCAGTTCAGAGCCGCTACTGATGATTTTAGTGGATTACTACACAGCCCCGTCGCCTCGCCGAACCCCTCAAGTATCTGCATGATGGTGTCGACCTCCTGCCGCTCCGGGTTGGCGAAGAAGATCACGTCGTGGGCGTAGAGCACGACCCACATGCGTGTCGTCCTAGCCGGCAGCGGAGCGAGGACGTCGGCCTGCTGTGCTGCTTCCGGGAGTCGGTGCAGGGGATTGATCGCCAAGATGAAGAGAATTGGCGAGAGCGGGTCCCCCTGCCACAGTCCTCGCAGATGGAGGATGTCGTGCCTCGGGTCTCCATTGAGCATGCATGCCGAGGATGCGGAGGAGGGGAGCAGCGCGATCCAGTCTCTCTAGCGCGCTGGGAAGTTCATGCGCTGCAGCAGCTCTAGTAAGTACTCCCAGGACACCATATCAAAGGCCTTTGTGATGTCGATCTTGAGCAGCAGCGCCGGCGATTTCTTTCTCTGGAACATTCGGATCGTATTCTAAACATAGAGGAAACTATCGTGTATTCCTTTCCTTCTTTTCGAATGCTCTCTGAGCAGGGGAGACCAGTTGGTCCAAAACGCCCACTAGCCTGATTGAGAGGACCTTCGCAATCAACTTCACCACTGAATGGATCAAGCTAATGGGGCGGAAATCAGTCAGTTTGATTGCGCTATTTTGCTTCGGTAGCATCACGATGATGTGTAACAtgccaaattttcaatttggaatgttatacataggtcattcatgcatatcaaattttattgcatttttgatTTGCggtcctcgaaatcctaagcaactcaaggaccctcggagagagttggggatttcaccgttttcatatttgaattttatcaaatattgaaacaaggatcattttggttttaactaattttttctctccgaaaacatttcatatcaaaatatatgagaggagataatatgacttctccaaaataaatgaagtattggaggaaaaatattaaaatcaaataaataatttatttggattttatagcaattttatttgaattagaaaaatatgcatttttcaaaattgcattttagggccaagaaaatgttcatcttgttccaAATATTccatttagacggtgaaaatttgttttggtatttttagttttttattcatttttctaggatttttccGGCGAAATCCGtttaaaaaaaagtcaaaccgactccGGGCTGTAACCGGCCAGGACTCCCCAGGCCGGCCCTCTTATAAGCCGCGCCCCGCGTCCCCGCAGTCCACCCCGCCGCTGCAGCCCACCCGCGCCTCCCGAACCctagcgccgcgccgccgccccgatccgccgccccgccgccagatccgctcgccgccaccgccaaccccgccggagccgccgccgaccccgccggaccTCGCTGAGgtagccgctcgccgccgccagTTTTCGTTAGAAAGCTGTcggtttttttcgaaaccctaggtcgtttttttattagatcggtttttccgtcggtttatttattttagcggacgttcgtcggTACGTTCGTTTTAATAAACGTTGTTCGTTCGTTAGTCACAGAcagtgaacgttcgttcgttagcctgttcgtcagtttttcgtTTTCCAAGGTTTTTCCGTGATTATtctcgatcgcgatttctgcacTAATCTTTGATCTAGtgtatcttttcgctcgtttatccaaatcaggtgaaacaagcgcctaaatctttgcctcgaagccctctttctgtttaaccaacttgaaaaagattttggtactgtaaaatttgactttagtccagattagtaatcggatcttgtttctttcgcagtttgagtttcgttgctccatttgattcgattctttttgcaaaccggagttcttaagttgaactttctggttagatcttcttatttgggTTTTACCCATGCACCTTTGCTTgtttgcttatgtatgctattgtttgtttgtgatagaattcccagagtgcgaagcgtgctactacgagtctctaggatttgcagatcgtcagcaaggcaagtaacacattgatcatacccctttattacccagtttttatgcattagtttcaaccctcacacattgcatgagtaggatctcttaacatatgggtttgggaagtagatgatgaggtagaacctattgccttttattatcaaacccttgggagttacttctacgttatgcctattgccatgctatgctcgtagacgtggattgggtttgagtgtatccatgacagatgtgagtatattaattaatggttcaacttaaggtggcaactttaatacacatctgggtggattgcttgtgggcacctggagaatccagtgttgtcctaggatatcccggaggacccgtgtgatcatcctacggtccgccacccaggctcaaggggatcataagattattcatgctagaaacttacgtgtgcagccacaagccattatgggctctggcatagttgagtatgttgcatgacctcttccagtggtaggctagcagatgtaggggatgtaggttggtactgtctacccagggttagagttaatgcttctaaaagactgtgtctcggtcatccgtttctcaaacaccatgcagtgtgagaaatccaacggaggagatcgagtcttgtggggaaaagtgcgcaaacctctgcagagtgtataaactaatcatggttagccgtgtccccggtcaTCTTGAGTATcgggtacttgaattattgatttgatcccatcactctaaattaaattTTGGGTTCTTAATGATTATTTTAAtggggattgagttggaggaaccttctcaatgatgtttcaaccaccatgatagttaaataaaatttatgcctttgttgtaggaaaaaattggcttttcgcaaaaacatataaccttagagcctccaccagccaagtatgcatgtagtgatagcatttatctgttcattgctctactgcgttatattgccagcatattccatgtgctgacccattctcgggctgcaacgtatcatgttgcatacttttcagatgaggagtaaggttcgctaggccgttgtcatgcactcagctatgccgttggagttgatggactcactttatcttccaagccttccgctgttatcttatttagatggccttaagccatatttactgtaataagttctcttgtgagacattcgatgtaataagtgtgtgattgctactctgttataaatccattcgagtattgtgtgtgtcagcattaccgatccagggatgacactgaagcacagagacttgaccgtctgaggtcgggtcgctacaagatggtatcagagcacacgctgaatgtaggacacgaccactaagaaaaagccataggtcactcttctctactcatttctgactcctctccactttctactctttaggatggcagaCTCGAGGAataagtttgcacaaccggatgaagacacaccctttggacgacacttgaaggaagtcactagatacctgaacattggaataccaagcttcatcgggacctacaccgctactttaccagaagaggagggctggatgattcgagttcaagttccaggaaggacattcacgccagtcactgagcccatagagttttcctttgatgccccaacctggagtctaggaaagagcatggcagcccacatcgccatgggacgcgtCGACGacgtttaccacaaggatctcaaggatactatctaccagatatgtgggcgccgagatgagcaatgggagatagtcagcaccaggAGAGACAGATCCATTGTAgcattcatccaggagttaaaccagcacattcgacgccaggagaaccagatgtgcgcaagcatgatagatttgaagaaggcgatgactaGGATCACCGatctagaagaggaactcaagtctacacgcgatggatatgaggaggaaatgacgatactcgtggagaagaatgacgacctgacaaggaagctaggagttttcatgggagaccccgcgccaggtgGAGAAGACGACGAACCTAAGGAGattcgttctgaagactacatcatcatcgacgacaccgactccgaccctgatggtagtgatgatgattatgaagacgaagctggagcggatatcatggagtcttccaccgatcaaaatttctagatgagcaccatatgattagtagtattccccctgtatatagtagtagtctgagcacttttgtaatgatagttctagaccgtttgtatgcccttgcttgattgattgagtgatatgatatgattgtgtttgtctcatgtgcatatgggtagtgctttctcactagaccttaTTTCTATTCTAATccctcccctctaaacccatcagagcctccgagacgtgacaccggatttgttttcccagcggagatcactcagttgatccagcagcagaatgccttgatgcagatattagtccagaaccaaggcaacaacaacaataacaacaacaacaacaacaacccgccaccTCCACCACCAGTTGATAACTTatcccgttttctgaggttgcaaccgctggtgttttccagtagcaccgagcccatagttgcggatgactggctacgtaagattggaagggagttgaccaccgcaggttgcacagatgctaagaaggtgcgttttgccgcacaccaattggatggaccagcagcttcGTGGTGGGATaattacacaaccactttccctatagccaatatcacttgggatcagtttcagaaagctttccgcacagcccatgtctcaactggagctatgagcatgaagaagcgcgagtttcgcaacttgcgccagggaaatcgtactatggctcagtacgtagatgagtttagtaagctatcccgttatgcccctgatgatgtggccacagatgccgcgaagcaggagaagtttatggaagggttgaatgatgagatgagcatgcagttgatggtggcaacatttaacaactaccaggagttggtagacaaggctcttatgatggatgggaagcagcagcagattgagagccgcaagaggaagtatggacgaggaaagtacaattctggagttcagcagaagcctcgtttaaccccgaactcgggaggatatacccataaccatggaggccatactcacaatggaggaagttcgcataaccacaatggccccaagaatggaaatgggaatggagcaagcagtAATCAGAACCactccaatccagccacacccgccaagagggacctaagtcacattacttgtttcaagtgcgggaagactgggcactaTGCCATGGAGTGCCCCGAAGCAAAgaatggtaatggcaatggaagcgctgggaagaagcccaaccctttcaacgggggacaagtgaaccacgtgaacgtggaggaggttgaagagcagcctgatgcagtaatcggtaagtttttggttaagtcatttactgcagttgttctttttgatactggtgcatcgcattcatacatttcaaggggatttgtggacaagtttaagttacccaccttagTCCTTAGGACACCTTTATTAGTAAGCTCACCCGatgcagagtatatggccagccgatggtgcggTCAGATACCCTTAACCGTTgatagccatgttttcccctcagaccaagtaattttggagtcacaaggtttggatgtgatactaggaatggattggctatcgaagtatggaggaaacattgactgtgctagcaggtctattctactcaccaccccggagggaaaaaggatcaagtatgtttccaggcatgcgccgaggaggacccaagtaaattctctcacgggagttgttcaggaagaAATGccggtagtgaaggattacccagatgtatttccagaggagttaccaggcatgccgccagatcgagacatcgagttttttaTAGAACTATTGCCAGACACCGGACCCATATCGAAGAGAccgtaccggatgcccgcaaatgatctggaggagatcaagaagcagattaaggagttgttggagaaaggttacattcgacgaagttcatcaccatggggagccccagtgctcttggttgagaagaaggatggatcgttaagaatggttgttgattatcgtgcgttgaatgaagtaacaatcaagaacaagtacccactgccgatgatcaatgatttgtttgaccagctgcaaggagctaaagtgttttcgaagatcgatttgcgatctggatatcaccagctgaagattcgagaaaaagatatacctaagacagccttcaccacaaggtacgggttatatgagtacatggttatgtcatttggattgactaacgccccagcctatttcatgagtatgatgaacaaggtgttcatggagttcttggataagtttgtcatggtgttcattgatgatatcttggtgtactcgaagaatgaagaggaacacaaggaacatttgcgattagttctcgagaagctcagggaacatcagttatatgccaagttcagcaaatgtgagttttggttgaaggaagttggatttcttggacatgttatatcaggagaaggtatagcagtggatcctaccaaggttcagtcagtcactgagtggttggcacccacctcagttggagagatccgcagttttcttggactcgcgggatactatcggagatatattaagaatttctccaagattgcgaagccgatgacggcattgttgaagaaggacaccaagttccattggactgaagaatgtgaagcaagtttccaggagttgaagaaacatttggttacagccctagtgctgattctgccagatatacgcaaggatttccaagtgtattgcgacgcctctcgcttaggacttggaggagtacttatgcaagacggaagagatGTTTCTTATGCCTTAAGACAACTTCGACCGcacgagttgaattatgccatgcatgatttggagttagcagctgtggtgcatgcgctcaagacctggagacattatcttattggaaaccgttgcgatgtgtacatggatcacaagagtttgaaatacatttTTACCCAGAAGGagttgaacctcaggcagaggagatggttggagctcataaacgattatgatatgaagttgcactatcatccaggcaaggccaatgccgtagcagacgctttgagccaaaagagttatgtcaataccctcgtgAGCGGAGGATCGCCAAGGGAGTTAGCAGAAGATCTGAGGGAGTtacgtttggagatagtccctaaaggttttgttgcagcattagaggttcagtcaaca
This genomic window contains:
- the LOC109767276 gene encoding uncharacterized protein, which encodes MLSTLPAFAIVVLRVPKKFCKDNDKARRRFLWVQDEEITGGKCKVNWRLVTSPVDRDGLAIPNMERFARATTLMALAGMDRPCHSVRKNCMVAEALRGDRWVLDLRHDNTMAFIPQFVLLRHRIREANLVLREGVEDEIMWKPGSQYSTSAAYNIQFLGQPRENMHRLIWRIWAPGKIKFFLWLLHHDWLWCNDRL